A single genomic interval of uncultured Desulfobacter sp. harbors:
- a CDS encoding GTP-binding protein, which yields MNQILKQSDPSIRLVTVAGPPSSGKTSLILHTAAALLEQGLRIGIIKFDCLTGDDHKRYECAGLPVKKGLAGGLCPDHFFIANIEACVKWGIDQGFHLLISESAGLCNRCSPHIKGVLAVCVIDHLSGVHTPRKIGPMLKNADLVVLTKGDIVSQAEREVFAFRVRQANAKAAVLPVNGLTGQGALLTAGHFKTAPAVASLNGMRLRFTMPAALCSYCLGETKIGPDSQIGNVKTMDFT from the coding sequence ATGAACCAGATATTGAAACAATCAGATCCTTCCATCCGGTTGGTGACGGTAGCAGGACCGCCGTCAAGCGGAAAAACGTCTTTGATCCTGCATACGGCAGCCGCGCTTTTGGAGCAAGGGCTTCGTATTGGTATCATCAAGTTTGACTGTCTCACCGGAGACGATCATAAAAGATATGAGTGTGCGGGCTTGCCTGTGAAAAAAGGGCTGGCCGGAGGGCTGTGCCCGGATCATTTCTTTATTGCCAACATTGAGGCCTGCGTAAAATGGGGTATAGACCAAGGCTTTCACCTGCTGATCAGTGAAAGTGCAGGGCTTTGTAACCGGTGTTCCCCTCATATTAAAGGGGTTCTGGCCGTATGTGTCATTGATCATTTAAGCGGTGTGCATACACCCAGGAAAATCGGCCCTATGTTAAAGAACGCCGATCTTGTGGTGCTGACCAAGGGAGATATTGTATCCCAGGCTGAACGGGAAGTCTTTGCCTTTCGTGTCCGCCAGGCCAATGCAAAGGCTGCGGTTCTGCCGGTCAATGGGTTGACGGGCCAGGGCGCTCTTCTAACTGCCGGTCATTTTAAAACAGCGCCTGCCGTTGCGTCATTAAACGGCATGCGCCTTCGTTTTACCATGCCGGCAGCCTTGTGTTCCTATTGCCTGGGTGAAACCAAAATCGGTCCTGACAGTCAGATCGGTAATGTTAAAACCATGGATTTTACATGA